One window of Akkermansia biwaensis genomic DNA carries:
- a CDS encoding PEP-CTERM sorting domain-containing protein — protein sequence MKKTLFLLSSFALAAASAQAAVLCTTTFNRTGGSLDTVTVNTQSEYGLTSSTSISNFNKGGSPAGGQGDLLGQSSIPASVVTPNSNVASGGSWSMSFTFTNTASQDMQISSIDLTMIGVTGSGAAQNTGNGVAGQEGWIGGTATGNKPVNLTLSIEGSGSQTLVFNAATGGSSSGNWNMTKTGGYDFFNGFILKAGESLTITIDASKHEAYDKGCFAGLSGIQINGELVPEPATASLGLLGLAALMVRRRRA from the coding sequence ATGAAGAAAACTTTGTTCCTGCTCTCATCGTTTGCCCTGGCTGCGGCATCAGCTCAGGCTGCAGTCTTGTGCACGACGACATTCAACCGTACGGGCGGCAGTCTTGATACGGTAACGGTTAATACCCAGTCCGAATACGGGCTGACCAGTTCCACCTCCATTTCCAACTTCAACAAAGGCGGAAGCCCGGCCGGCGGTCAAGGAGATCTACTGGGACAGAGTTCCATTCCGGCCTCGGTGGTGACTCCCAATTCCAATGTAGCAAGCGGCGGCTCTTGGAGCATGTCCTTTACGTTCACCAACACCGCTTCCCAGGACATGCAGATTTCTTCCATTGACCTGACCATGATAGGGGTGACCGGCAGTGGAGCTGCCCAGAACACGGGTAATGGCGTAGCAGGCCAGGAAGGATGGATCGGCGGTACGGCCACAGGCAACAAGCCTGTCAACCTGACCCTTTCCATAGAAGGGAGTGGTTCGCAAACGCTTGTTTTCAATGCTGCCACGGGTGGATCCAGTTCAGGAAACTGGAACATGACCAAAACGGGAGGATATGATTTTTTCAACGGTTTTATTCTGAAGGCGGGAGAGTCGTTGACGATCACGATTGACGCTTCCAAGCATGAGGCCTATGACAAGGGCTGTTTTGCAGGGTTGTCCGGCATTCAGATCAATGGGGAGCTGGTTCCCGAACCGGCCACGGCGTCCCTCGGACTTCTGGGGCTGGCGGCATTGATGGTGCGCCGCCGCAGGGCCTGA
- a CDS encoding peptidylprolyl isomerase → MKKYFTLLLCSLCALAAFTACADSTAGLKDVKVVMSTTKGDIELALYPSKAPVTVANFLNLINRGYYKGVTFHRVIPDFMIQGGDPQGTGMGGPGYEFEDEFSPDLKHDGPGILSMANRGPRTNGSQFFITHVATPHLDGRHTVFGKVLKGQAVVNAIARGDKIKDIRILDKAEADAVLKAEAARVAEWNKTLDAQK, encoded by the coding sequence ATGAAAAAGTATTTTACCCTTCTGCTGTGTTCCTTGTGCGCCCTGGCGGCCTTTACGGCCTGCGCCGACTCCACCGCCGGACTCAAGGACGTGAAAGTGGTCATGTCCACCACCAAGGGGGACATTGAACTGGCCCTCTATCCCTCCAAGGCGCCCGTCACTGTCGCCAACTTCCTGAACCTCATCAACAGGGGCTATTATAAGGGAGTAACCTTCCACCGCGTGATTCCGGACTTCATGATCCAGGGAGGCGATCCCCAGGGCACGGGCATGGGCGGTCCCGGCTATGAGTTTGAAGACGAATTCTCCCCCGACCTCAAACACGACGGTCCCGGTATCCTTTCCATGGCAAACCGCGGTCCCCGGACCAACGGCTCCCAGTTCTTCATCACCCACGTGGCTACGCCCCATCTTGACGGACGCCATACCGTCTTCGGGAAAGTGCTGAAAGGGCAAGCCGTCGTCAACGCCATTGCCCGCGGAGACAAAATCAAGGACATCCGCATTCTGGACAAGGCCGAGGCAGACGCCGTTCTGAAAGCGGAAGCCGCCCGGGTGGCCGAGTGGAACAAGACGCTGGACGCACAGAAGTAA
- a CDS encoding carbon starvation CstA family protein has protein sequence MNGYCYFILGILVLATGYFTYGRVLERIFQPDAERRTPAVAYTDGVDYVVMPRWRIFLIQLLNIAGLGPIFGAVMGVLYGPAALLWIVFGCIFGGMVHDYFSGMISLRHKGENLPEILGRYLGSQAQWISRAACIVFSVLVGVVFAVGPAAILAPMTGWSVSTWVWIIFGYYFLATILPIQAIMGRVYPLFSVALIIMVAGILGVMLLMPFAESLPYWMHIPRMEVLPDMDLFHNRHPAYFPLFPVMFITIACGAVSGFHATQSPLMARCLKTEKEGLPVFGGAMITEGIIAFIWAAAALTFYGSPEALGIATANGKAPALAIQMISESWMGHVGSILVMIGVVILPISTGDGALRVTRLMIADCFKLNQEQLSRRLMIAIPLFAVAIAVSSMDYNIIWQYFGWANQLLAASTLWAVSIYLRSKTRCCWIAAVPAAFLSLVVLQYLFSSPEMCGFGYEASLIASVVAVAVIGVLCLFRSSGLRESEEIA, from the coding sequence ATGAACGGTTACTGCTACTTCATTCTGGGAATACTGGTCCTGGCGACCGGATATTTCACGTACGGACGCGTGCTGGAGCGGATTTTCCAGCCGGACGCGGAACGCCGGACGCCGGCCGTGGCATACACGGACGGCGTGGATTACGTGGTCATGCCGCGCTGGCGCATCTTCCTGATTCAATTGCTGAACATCGCAGGGCTGGGCCCCATTTTCGGAGCCGTGATGGGGGTGCTGTACGGCCCTGCCGCCCTGCTCTGGATCGTGTTCGGCTGCATCTTCGGCGGCATGGTGCACGACTATTTCTCCGGCATGATCTCCCTGAGGCACAAAGGGGAGAACCTTCCGGAAATCCTGGGCCGCTATCTGGGAAGCCAGGCCCAGTGGATCAGCCGCGCGGCCTGCATTGTGTTCAGCGTGCTGGTGGGGGTGGTGTTCGCGGTAGGGCCTGCCGCCATTCTGGCCCCGATGACGGGGTGGAGCGTCTCCACATGGGTCTGGATCATCTTCGGCTACTATTTTCTGGCTACCATTCTGCCCATCCAGGCCATCATGGGGCGGGTGTACCCCCTCTTTTCCGTAGCGCTGATTATCATGGTGGCCGGCATCCTGGGCGTGATGCTGCTGATGCCCTTTGCGGAATCCCTGCCGTACTGGATGCACATCCCCCGCATGGAGGTGCTGCCGGACATGGACCTTTTCCACAACCGCCATCCGGCGTACTTCCCGCTGTTCCCGGTCATGTTCATCACGATTGCCTGCGGAGCCGTGAGCGGCTTCCACGCCACCCAGTCCCCCCTGATGGCCCGCTGCCTGAAAACGGAAAAGGAAGGCCTGCCCGTCTTCGGCGGGGCCATGATTACGGAAGGCATCATCGCCTTCATCTGGGCCGCAGCCGCCCTGACCTTCTACGGTTCTCCGGAAGCGCTGGGCATAGCCACCGCCAACGGGAAAGCCCCTGCCCTGGCCATCCAGATGATTTCGGAATCCTGGATGGGACATGTGGGGTCCATTCTGGTGATGATCGGCGTCGTGATCCTGCCCATCAGCACGGGAGACGGAGCCCTGCGGGTAACGCGCCTGATGATTGCCGACTGCTTCAAGCTGAACCAGGAACAGTTGAGCCGCCGCCTGATGATCGCCATCCCCCTGTTTGCTGTGGCCATCGCCGTGAGCAGCATGGATTACAACATTATCTGGCAGTACTTCGGCTGGGCCAACCAGCTCCTGGCGGCGTCCACGCTGTGGGCCGTTTCCATCTATCTGCGCAGCAAAACCCGCTGTTGCTGGATAGCCGCCGTTCCCGCCGCGTTCCTGAGCCTGGTTGTCCTCCAATACCTGTTTTCCAGCCCGGAAATGTGCGGGTTCGGTTATGAGGCGTCGCTTATCGCCAGCGTCGTGGCGGTGGCCGTTATCGGTGTTCTCTGCCTGTTCCGCAGCTCCGGGCTGAGGGAATCGGAAGAAATTGCATAA
- a CDS encoding MFS transporter, giving the protein MKHDSHTPGPVDKVPWGAFWRLVLIQAQNSFNEKGAQFLLIPLGVWLYGTRGDLEYPLGAIIVLPFILFSPFVGWLSDRFCKARIIQFMALLQICVLGGMYWSLRSHNLNGAILWFCVFALQATIFSPSKKGIVKDIVGTSRMGFASGIVEMASILSLLIGQIGVFVWFRYLLEPSTDTVWHHLLGEGFFQWFDAWLKPSGLSDGWYAASFPCLVFLLLAIPVAISSFYLPRYAPEGFRPFSWSLFYEHFHQLSKMWKNRNLRVSEMGIGYFWFFGGTVMLMTIQMAKEISGGGDDFSSVGAVLMAWMSGGTVLGGILASLMCRHHIRMKVSVAGGALMALSCLALSTVSMTSSVFYALLMAAGISAALFLVPLNAFFQDRADNDKRGDMIAAGNLVDCVLGLAAVGFQYAMMLVIPPSWQFVVMGVLSLCMTWLIFRFSRAAGGVV; this is encoded by the coding sequence ATGAAACATGACTCCCACACCCCCGGACCGGTTGACAAGGTGCCTTGGGGCGCCTTCTGGCGGCTCGTGCTGATCCAGGCGCAGAACTCCTTCAACGAAAAGGGGGCCCAGTTCCTGCTGATTCCCCTGGGCGTATGGCTGTACGGTACGCGGGGGGACCTGGAATATCCGCTGGGGGCCATCATCGTTCTTCCCTTCATCCTGTTTTCCCCCTTTGTCGGGTGGCTGTCCGACCGCTTCTGCAAGGCGCGCATCATTCAATTCATGGCCCTTCTCCAAATATGCGTGCTGGGGGGAATGTACTGGAGCCTGCGCTCCCACAACCTGAACGGAGCCATTCTGTGGTTCTGCGTCTTTGCCTTGCAGGCCACCATTTTCAGTCCGTCAAAAAAGGGAATCGTGAAGGATATTGTGGGAACGTCCCGCATGGGATTTGCCAGCGGCATTGTGGAAATGGCCTCCATCCTCAGCCTGCTGATCGGGCAGATAGGCGTCTTCGTCTGGTTCCGCTACCTGCTGGAACCTTCCACGGACACCGTCTGGCATCATTTGCTGGGGGAGGGCTTCTTCCAGTGGTTTGACGCATGGCTGAAACCCTCCGGCCTCAGCGACGGCTGGTACGCCGCCTCCTTCCCGTGCCTGGTATTCCTTCTGCTGGCCATTCCCGTGGCGATTTCCAGCTTCTATCTTCCGCGGTACGCTCCGGAAGGGTTCAGGCCTTTTTCCTGGTCTCTGTTTTACGAGCACTTCCACCAGCTTTCCAAAATGTGGAAAAACAGGAACTTGCGCGTCAGCGAAATGGGCATAGGCTACTTCTGGTTTTTTGGGGGCACCGTGATGCTGATGACCATCCAGATGGCCAAGGAAATCTCCGGCGGCGGCGACGATTTCAGCTCCGTCGGGGCCGTGCTGATGGCCTGGATGAGCGGCGGTACCGTACTGGGGGGCATCCTCGCCTCCCTGATGTGCAGGCACCACATCCGCATGAAAGTCTCCGTGGCGGGGGGTGCGCTGATGGCGTTGAGCTGCCTGGCCCTTTCCACGGTTTCCATGACTTCATCCGTCTTCTACGCCCTGCTGATGGCGGCCGGCATCTCCGCCGCCCTGTTCCTGGTGCCGCTGAACGCCTTCTTTCAGGACCGGGCGGACAACGACAAGCGCGGCGACATGATTGCCGCCGGAAACCTGGTGGACTGTGTTCTGGGTCTTGCGGCCGTGGGATTCCAGTACGCCATGATGCTGGTCATCCCCCCATCCTGGCAGTTCGTCGTGATGGGCGTCCTGAGCCTGTGCATGACCTGGCTGATCTTCCGTTTTTCCCGTGCAGCCGGGGGAGTGGTATGA
- the nagA gene encoding N-acetylglucosamine-6-phosphate deacetylase, with amino-acid sequence MKTLIKNARIISPGIDLPGAAVEIEGTVITAVYPAGSELPAVDKVVDAEGKMLLPGFIDIHSHGAGGCDTCDAKLESLRTIAECKMKEGVTSWLPTTLTLSPKVLENVCATVAEYMKNQEFAKTPGVHLEGPFINPKCCGAQNPAFVRQPDYDEVANLNSIAKVLLVSLAPEMPGAVDFISKASAAGIRCSAGHSAATHEDFNKAKAAGLVHLTHYCNQMSPLHHREIGLVGSGLLDREIKIEIICDTIHLCADMLKTVFKNKETDQMMMITDSLACSWMPDGPGDLGGLPIIVKDGVARLQESGALAGSTLKYAHGLKNVHRLTGKPLSELVKATSWNQAQSLGLEGLGKIAPGFTADMVLLDDDFNTSRVFIDGVEKYSA; translated from the coding sequence ATGAAAACACTCATTAAAAACGCACGCATCATTTCCCCCGGCATCGACCTGCCCGGGGCAGCCGTGGAAATCGAAGGAACGGTCATCACCGCCGTTTATCCCGCCGGGAGCGAACTTCCCGCGGTGGACAAGGTGGTGGACGCGGAAGGCAAGATGCTCCTTCCCGGATTCATCGACATCCACAGCCACGGCGCCGGCGGCTGCGATACCTGCGACGCCAAGCTGGAAAGCCTGCGCACCATCGCGGAATGCAAAATGAAGGAAGGCGTCACCTCTTGGCTGCCGACCACCCTCACCCTGTCTCCCAAGGTACTGGAAAACGTATGCGCCACCGTGGCGGAATACATGAAAAACCAGGAATTCGCGAAGACCCCCGGCGTTCATTTGGAAGGGCCGTTCATCAATCCCAAGTGCTGCGGTGCGCAAAACCCCGCCTTTGTTCGCCAGCCGGACTATGATGAAGTAGCCAATCTCAATTCCATCGCCAAGGTGCTGCTGGTCTCCCTGGCTCCGGAAATGCCCGGCGCCGTGGACTTCATTTCGAAAGCATCCGCCGCAGGCATCCGCTGCTCCGCCGGCCACAGCGCGGCTACCCACGAGGATTTCAACAAGGCAAAAGCCGCCGGCCTGGTTCACCTGACCCACTACTGCAACCAGATGTCTCCCCTGCACCACCGTGAAATCGGACTCGTAGGTTCCGGACTGCTGGACAGGGAAATCAAGATCGAAATCATTTGCGATACCATCCACCTCTGCGCGGACATGCTTAAAACCGTATTCAAGAACAAGGAAACGGACCAGATGATGATGATTACGGACTCCCTGGCCTGTTCCTGGATGCCGGACGGCCCCGGCGACCTCGGCGGCCTGCCCATCATCGTGAAGGACGGCGTGGCCCGCCTGCAGGAATCCGGCGCCCTGGCCGGCAGCACTCTCAAATACGCCCACGGCCTGAAAAACGTACACCGCCTGACCGGCAAGCCCCTCAGCGAGCTGGTCAAGGCCACCTCCTGGAACCAGGCCCAATCCCTGGGACTGGAAGGCCTCGGCAAGATCGCGCCCGGCTTCACGGCGGACATGGTCCTGCTGGACGATGATTTCAACACCTCCAGGGTGTTCATCGACGGCGTAGAAAAATACAGCGCCTGA
- the rbfA gene encoding 30S ribosome-binding factor RbfA: MSRRTDKVNELLRREIGTTIQRDFEFPGTIVTVIEVEVTDDLKEARVWVGVVGRMAPSQVLEKLNSRHGLIQSAVAKRVVLRNTPRLSFRLDDSAQRGVDLVNLLDDIDKNLPKAPPADPEEEQA, encoded by the coding sequence ATGAGCAGACGCACAGACAAGGTTAATGAACTCCTCCGCCGGGAAATAGGCACCACCATCCAGCGGGACTTTGAATTCCCCGGCACGATTGTCACCGTGATTGAAGTGGAAGTGACGGATGACCTGAAAGAAGCCCGGGTCTGGGTGGGCGTCGTGGGACGCATGGCTCCTTCCCAGGTGCTGGAAAAACTGAACTCCCGCCACGGTCTCATTCAGTCGGCCGTGGCCAAAAGAGTCGTTCTGCGCAACACTCCGCGCCTCTCCTTCCGGCTGGACGACTCCGCGCAGCGCGGAGTTGATCTGGTCAACCTGCTGGACGACATTGACAAAAATCTGCCTAAAGCCCCTCCCGCAGATCCGGAGGAAGAACAGGCCTGA
- a CDS encoding sulfatase-like hydrolase/transferase has product MFRFLSVLIPSLLILSPVKGEDVEYTWRGTAGNTWETLSNWSVGVSTPSVAPGAQSSAYTHWMTTNGADSVGRTDVGGLGSGGRYLKGVRVEGVNNQPGGKIQLFIKNTNEKVYLRVKDGGITVSNTSTGGYNADFGIAQLRVASDQTWHVDEGRSFYVGSDETAPAGGLYSLTSENDDARLVTLTGAGAVRIGEGMLLNNISGMIGFVMSAGQGTPTLDLADRGMANTITVQDTGCLEGMALYQGSLITRENSSVTFSGTTAKVSSLWNIGKNTAIALESSTLDMSEAGVEAEATLSGTAGISGSQGTLKQTILDDALITYTDREGKPGEIQSVGKNVTITLNNSSVDFNGEVPEVNLVVQGNCTLAGSGNFSGTITYTPGATLAVKGEITLPSSSLTLSRSHVTALDGVPQTGAVPPENPSLQAQEYVIQFDSSFEDLIAEWPGSHTLTVQFAEGMEAEITVKDLPKGAVSWSYDRASRRLNLVTNVAEKPSLPSGVSGSKPNIIFVLVDDMGWGDLNVNWTQQDKNGRQVTRRNSFETPTLDTMAAEGMQLRRHYSAAPVCAPARASLLLGVHQGHSRVVRNNTFDFPIENSHTLGTLLKSAGYHTAAIGKWGVGGAGQSGKALTGAPHMRGFDYFYGIIKHLAGHYHYLTAGNQDIYEYDDQASSPAWTSVNSRVPGTAYDTDLFGARAKQWIMDHQAKASSQPFFLYLAFPAPHGCLSAPACAYPAGLGKTGGLQWEKKDGYEASNTAASGWSGVNGSFGPDTYIYPGHEAFGKTESRHATMIRRVDDVMKDMIQLLRDLGIDDNTMIVFTSDNGPHNESGSGNYNNGAQNPRYFMSYGMMDGIKRDCWEGGMRVPTIVRWPGVIPSNGISLHASQFHDWMATFADAAGVPVPSRCDGVSLLPTLVGVPECQRNGVIYSEYSNPGGSTPSNDDFLAAHRGRGRTQQQIVFVDGFKGVRMGNAAPGMDFEIYDTEKDPQESTNLASSRPDLQEKMKAQALRMRRPSPTATTNFDSAYVTPVTAPSGLRQGRLRQRVWNRSFDWVPDFRQMNEAPVVTGATDASGVLDVNPGISGPKGVELTGYLTVPVTGEYKFYLKTDSDKGSKAFVHLHDMQLLDADYAYTPGTEIASNAREGVSSDVQPNAVQTVKLTAGVHPIRIGYVGQGSSSSLSMQWESADAGISKQDIPASAFSYEYVNPFNVDKTEEAVGFAAAETTLTVQTQLPWTASCDQSWVTVTPASGNSTATLAVSVDANNQETQRTAVVTVTCDGEQRTFTLTQSAAPPLTGYDKWKKDKFPPGTTEDDMAPEASPAGDGISNLMKYATGLDPLKPCGSVTTLAVRKEEGGREYLVLDWPVNTEAVDVVFSVESSADLKTWNEEETAVPAGGKGEYRDTVAIDENAPQRRFLRLKVTRE; this is encoded by the coding sequence ATGTTTCGCTTCTTATCTGTCCTGATTCCCTCCCTGCTGATTCTGTCTCCTGTAAAAGGAGAGGATGTAGAATATACCTGGAGGGGAACGGCAGGAAACACTTGGGAGACCTTGTCCAATTGGAGCGTAGGGGTAAGTACCCCGTCAGTTGCTCCGGGAGCCCAGTCTTCCGCCTACACGCACTGGATGACCACTAATGGAGCGGATTCCGTGGGAAGAACGGATGTGGGGGGCCTGGGTTCCGGAGGAAGGTATCTTAAGGGTGTCCGGGTGGAGGGTGTCAATAACCAGCCCGGAGGGAAAATTCAGTTGTTCATCAAGAATACAAACGAAAAGGTTTACCTTCGTGTTAAGGATGGCGGAATCACCGTATCAAACACAAGCACGGGGGGATACAATGCGGATTTCGGGATTGCCCAGCTGCGCGTAGCCTCGGATCAGACCTGGCATGTGGACGAAGGCCGCAGTTTTTATGTGGGGAGCGATGAAACGGCCCCCGCCGGCGGTCTCTACTCCCTGACTTCTGAAAACGATGACGCCCGGCTGGTAACGCTGACGGGCGCCGGCGCCGTGCGCATCGGGGAGGGAATGCTGCTGAACAATATTTCCGGCATGATCGGTTTTGTGATGAGTGCCGGACAGGGAACGCCCACACTGGATTTGGCGGACCGGGGAATGGCCAACACCATCACGGTTCAGGATACAGGGTGTCTGGAAGGCATGGCTCTGTATCAGGGTTCCCTGATTACCCGGGAGAATTCTTCCGTGACTTTCTCCGGGACTACGGCGAAGGTTTCCAGCTTATGGAATATCGGGAAAAACACGGCCATCGCGCTGGAAAGTTCCACCTTGGACATGTCTGAGGCGGGAGTGGAGGCGGAGGCGACTCTTTCCGGAACAGCCGGAATTTCCGGTTCCCAGGGCACGCTGAAGCAGACGATTCTGGATGATGCCCTGATTACCTACACGGACAGGGAGGGCAAGCCGGGCGAAATTCAGTCCGTAGGGAAGAACGTCACCATTACCTTGAACAATTCCTCCGTTGATTTTAATGGAGAAGTTCCGGAAGTGAATCTGGTCGTCCAGGGCAATTGCACCCTGGCCGGAAGCGGAAATTTCAGCGGCACGATTACATACACTCCGGGCGCCACTCTCGCCGTGAAAGGGGAGATTACCCTTCCCAGTTCTTCCCTGACCTTGAGCCGTTCCCATGTAACCGCCCTGGACGGTGTGCCGCAGACCGGAGCCGTGCCGCCGGAAAATCCCTCCCTGCAGGCGCAGGAGTACGTCATTCAGTTTGATTCGTCTTTTGAAGACCTGATTGCCGAATGGCCCGGAAGCCATACGCTGACGGTGCAGTTTGCGGAAGGGATGGAAGCGGAAATTACCGTGAAGGACCTTCCGAAGGGAGCCGTTTCCTGGAGCTATGACCGCGCTTCCAGAAGGCTGAACCTGGTGACGAATGTGGCTGAAAAGCCTTCCCTGCCCTCCGGTGTATCCGGCTCCAAACCCAATATCATCTTTGTTCTGGTGGATGACATGGGATGGGGGGATTTAAATGTCAACTGGACGCAGCAGGACAAAAACGGGCGCCAGGTCACCCGCCGCAACAGCTTTGAAACTCCCACGCTGGATACGATGGCGGCGGAAGGGATGCAGCTCCGGCGCCATTACAGCGCGGCTCCCGTATGTGCCCCGGCGCGAGCCTCCCTGCTTCTCGGGGTGCACCAGGGACATTCCCGGGTGGTGCGCAACAACACTTTTGATTTTCCCATTGAAAATTCCCATACGCTGGGAACCCTGCTGAAGAGCGCGGGCTACCATACGGCAGCCATCGGCAAATGGGGCGTGGGCGGAGCAGGGCAGAGCGGCAAGGCGCTGACGGGCGCACCCCATATGCGCGGCTTCGATTATTTTTACGGAATCATCAAGCATCTGGCAGGCCACTACCATTATTTGACGGCGGGCAATCAGGATATTTACGAATATGACGACCAGGCTTCCTCTCCCGCATGGACATCCGTCAATTCCAGGGTTCCCGGTACAGCCTATGATACGGATTTGTTCGGAGCCCGTGCCAAGCAGTGGATCATGGACCACCAGGCCAAGGCTTCCTCACAGCCTTTCTTCCTGTATCTGGCCTTCCCCGCCCCCCACGGGTGCCTGTCCGCTCCTGCCTGCGCCTATCCTGCCGGATTGGGAAAAACCGGCGGCCTGCAATGGGAGAAAAAAGACGGATATGAAGCTTCCAATACGGCTGCGTCCGGCTGGTCGGGCGTGAATGGCTCTTTTGGGCCGGATACCTATATTTATCCCGGACATGAGGCTTTTGGTAAAACGGAATCCCGGCACGCCACCATGATCCGGCGGGTGGACGACGTGATGAAGGACATGATCCAATTGCTCCGGGATCTGGGCATTGACGACAATACGATGATCGTTTTCACGTCCGACAACGGCCCCCACAATGAGTCGGGTTCGGGAAATTACAACAACGGGGCCCAAAACCCGCGGTACTTCATGAGCTATGGAATGATGGACGGCATCAAGCGCGATTGCTGGGAAGGAGGCATGCGCGTGCCGACGATAGTACGCTGGCCCGGAGTGATTCCGTCCAACGGCATCAGCCTGCACGCCAGCCAGTTCCACGATTGGATGGCCACTTTTGCGGATGCGGCGGGTGTTCCCGTTCCGTCCCGCTGCGATGGCGTTTCCCTGCTGCCTACGCTGGTAGGAGTTCCGGAATGCCAGAGAAACGGAGTGATTTACTCGGAATATTCCAATCCCGGCGGCAGCACTCCTTCCAATGACGATTTCCTGGCCGCGCACAGGGGAAGGGGACGTACCCAGCAGCAAATTGTCTTTGTGGACGGTTTCAAGGGAGTGCGTATGGGAAATGCCGCCCCCGGTATGGATTTTGAAATTTACGATACGGAAAAGGACCCGCAGGAGTCCACCAATCTGGCTTCCTCCCGTCCGGATCTTCAGGAAAAAATGAAGGCGCAGGCATTGCGCATGCGCCGTCCTTCTCCCACGGCAACCACGAACTTCGACTCCGCGTACGTTACACCCGTTACGGCTCCTTCCGGTCTCCGGCAGGGGAGGTTGCGCCAGCGTGTGTGGAACCGCAGCTTTGACTGGGTGCCGGATTTCCGCCAGATGAATGAAGCCCCGGTCGTCACGGGGGCTACGGACGCTTCCGGCGTTCTTGACGTCAACCCGGGAATTTCCGGTCCGAAGGGCGTGGAACTTACCGGCTATCTTACCGTGCCTGTTACGGGGGAATATAAATTTTACCTGAAAACGGATTCCGATAAAGGTTCCAAAGCCTTTGTCCATTTACACGACATGCAGCTCCTTGACGCGGACTATGCCTATACGCCGGGAACGGAAATTGCCTCCAATGCGCGGGAAGGCGTTTCCAGCGATGTGCAGCCCAATGCCGTACAGACGGTCAAGCTCACGGCAGGCGTCCACCCGATCCGCATCGGCTATGTGGGCCAGGGTTCGTCGTCTTCCCTTTCCATGCAGTGGGAAAGTGCCGATGCGGGCATTTCCAAGCAGGACATCCCCGCCAGCGCGTTTTCCTATGAATACGTGAATCCTTTCAATGTCGATAAAACGGAGGAAGCCGTAGGCTTTGCCGCAGCGGAAACGACGCTGACCGTGCAGACCCAGCTCCCCTGGACCGCTTCCTGCGACCAGTCCTGGGTAACGGTCACGCCCGCCTCCGGGAACAGTACCGCGACGCTGGCTGTCAGTGTGGATGCCAATAACCAGGAAACGCAGCGTACGGCGGTTGTAACCGTTACCTGTGACGGCGAACAGAGGACTTTCACGCTGACGCAGAGTGCCGCACCGCCATTGACCGGATACGATAAATGGAAGAAGGACAAGTTTCCGCCTGGAACGACGGAAGACGACATGGCTCCGGAAGCCAGCCCCGCAGGGGACGGAATCAGTAACCTGATGAAGTATGCTACCGGACTCGATCCCTTGAAACCGTGCGGCAGCGTGACAACGCTGGCGGTACGGAAAGAAGAAGGGGGCCGGGAGTACCTGGTGCTGGATTGGCCGGTCAATACGGAAGCCGTGGATGTGGTTTTCAGCGTGGAAAGCTCCGCGGACCTGAAGACCTGGAATGAGGAGGAAACGGCAGTTCCGGCAGGTGGCAAGGGAGAATACCGGGATACAGTGGCCATTGATGAAAATGCGCCGCAACGCCGCTTCCTGCGTTTGAAGGTAACGAGAGAGTAG